In one Populus nigra chromosome 12, ddPopNigr1.1, whole genome shotgun sequence genomic region, the following are encoded:
- the LOC133669300 gene encoding KH domain-containing protein At3g08620-like isoform X1, whose translation MSGLYTHNFSPVRASPHVRTTPDVDSGQYLAELFEEHQKFEPFMQVLPICSRLLNQEILRVSGRTPNQGFSDFDRLQYGSLSPMASSDMIPNNIGTGFNGWNGLQHERLGPQGMSIDWQAAPASPSSHIVKKILRLDIPVDSYPNFNFVGRLLGPRGNSLKRVEASTGCRVYIRGKGSIKDPEKEESLRGRPGYEHLSEQLHILIEAELHANVIDARLRQAQEIIEELLKPVDECQDMYKRQQLRELAMLNLSYREDSTGGSGSVSPFTSSGMKRVKTGQ comes from the exons atgtcaGGCTTATACACACACAACTTCTCACCTGTAAGAGCATCTCCACATGTAAGAACAACCCCTGATGTTGACAG cGGTCAATATCTGGCAGAGCTGTTCGAGGAGCACCAAAAGTTTGAACCTTTCATGCAAGTCCTTCCTATCTGTAGCCGACTTTTGAATCAAG AGATATTGAGGGTCTCTGGAAGGACCCCCAACCAGGGGTTCAGTGACTTTGACAGACTACAATATGGAAGCCTGAGCCCTATGGCGTCTTCTGACATGATTCCAAATAATATAGGAACAGGCTTCAATGGGTGGAATGGACTCCAACACGAA AGATTAGGACCACAGGGGATGAGTATAGACTGGCAAGCAGCTCCGGCGAGCCCAAGTTCCCATATTGTGAAGAAAATATTGCGCTTGGATATTCCAGTTGATAGCTATCCAAAT TTCAATTTTGTCGGGCGGCTTCTGGGACCTAGGGGAAATTCACTAAAGCGAGTGGAAGCTTCTACGGGCTGCCGTGTGTATATTAGAGGAAAAGGTTCCATAAAAGACCCAGAAAAG GAAGAGTCTTTAAGAGGAAGGCCAGGTTACGAGCACCTAAGCGAGCAGCTGCACATTTTAATTGAGGCTGAATTACATGCCAACGTTATTGATGCGAGACTGAGACAAGCACAGGAAATCATAGAAGAACTGCTCAAGCCTGTG GATGAGTGTCAGGATATGTACAAGAGGCAACAGCTGCGAGAGCTAGCAATGCTGAATTTGAGTTATAGGGAAGACAGCACAGGTGGGAGTGGCAGCGTCTCTCCCTTCACCTCAAGCGGAATGAAGCGGGTCAAAACCGGTCAATAA
- the LOC133669827 gene encoding uncharacterized protein LOC133669827 isoform X2 has translation MAYRRRQQQQLEEETSGTNSRSRPSPITTTTSSSSYSLDEEDWSYEDVQIPNDSNIKNKSNSTSLATKAIRASSAAHRDSSLSSAYAFTNHPSPSPSSDSSNFNSSSTKEEESNKAYYHEYTSMKAMKETKQQQGFWGTLARKAKSILDDDFNTNNNNAPSPPQKQHQHQHQQMDSATDRTTTRQHHVPDSATMPKYQNQYPSHKTYRKTESPAFQKGLNAISSSLNYIGNAVEEGLTKVENRTADIIQETRKHIRKKPNGAAGQNQATNRSSMWQQPQMQTNRQQPQKETEQELQLKASRDVAMAMAAKAKLLLRELKTVKTDLAFAKERCAQLEEENKILRENHERGENLEDDDLIRLQLETLLAEKARLAHENSVYARENRFLREVVEYHQLTMQDVVYLDESTEEVTEVYPVKVVSITPSIPSTSAPPLYTEASHGTSLPVTQDILPHPVPPPGSVEVSKSATSPNSYARHQLQQI, from the exons ATGGCATATAGAAGaaggcagcagcagcagctcgaGGAGGAAACATCAGGCACAAACAGCAGAAGCAGGCCATCTCCAATCACGACAACAACATCGTCCTCTTCTTATTCCTTGGACGAAGAGGATTGGAGTTACGAAGATGTTCAAATTCCAAATGATAGTAACATTAAGAATAAGAGCAATTCCACATCCTTGGCTACCAAAGCCATAAGAGCTTCTTCCGCTGCCCACAGAGACTCCTCTCTCTCCTCCGCTTACGCCTTCACTAATcacccctccccctccccctcctctGACTCTTCCAATTTCAATTCTTCTTCTACCAAG GAGGAGGAATCGAACAAGGCCTATTATCACGAGTACACATCAATGAAAGCAATGAAGGAAACAAAGCAGCAGCAAGGGTTTTGGGGTACTCTTGCTAGAAAAGCTAAATCTATTCTTGATGATGATTTCAATACTAATAACAACAATGCTCCTTCTCCTCCTCAAAAgcaacaccaacaccaacaccaacaaATGGATTCAGCTACTGACAGGACCACTACTAGGCAGCATCATGTCCCTGACTCTGCTACTATGCCCAAG TACCAGAACCAATACCCTTCTCACAAGACCTATCGGAAAACAGAGAGTCCTGCATTCCAGAAGGGACTGAATGCAATCTCATCTTCCCTGAATTATATCGGTAATGCTGTTGAG GAAGGTCTAACAAAAGTGGAGAACCGGACTGCAGATATTATCCAAGAAACTCGTAAGCATATTCGGAAAAAACCTAATGGTGCTGCTGGACAGAATCAGGCAACCAATCGGAGTAGCATGTGGCAACAACCCCAAATGCAGACCAATAGACAACAACCCCAGAAAGAAACTGAGCAAGAACTTCAACTGAAGGCATCTCGCGAT GTTGCGATGGCAATGGCTGCCAAGGCAAAGCTTCTTCTTCGAGAGCTGAAAACTGTTAAAACAGATTTGGCTTTTGCTAAGGAGCGATGTGCTCAGCTGGAGGAGGAAAATAAAATCCTCAGGGAGAATCATGAAAGGGGAGAAAATCTGGAAGATGATGATTTG ATTCGGCTTCAACTTGAAACACTGTTAGCAGAGAAGGCCAGATTGGCACATGAGAACTCAGTCTATGCTCGTGAGAACCGCTTTTTAAGGGAGGTGGTTGAATATCACCAGCTTACTATGCAGGATGTTGTATACTTAGATGAGAGCACTGAAGAAGTAACTGAAGTTTATCCCGTGAAAGTTGTCTCCATTACTCCCTCCATCCCCTCTACGTCAGCCCCTCCACTGTATACAGAGGCTTCCCATGGTACAAGTCTGCCTGTCACTCAAGACATCTTGCCTCATCCTGTCCCCCCACCGGGGTCTGTAGAGGTTTCTAAGAGTGCCACATCACCAAATTCATATGCTCGACATCAATTGCAGCAGATATAA
- the LOC133669828 gene encoding uncharacterized protein LOC133669828 codes for MEICGEGNSGEIYRNSSLGSSSVGGGGGGDGYSNNPRRYGINIAASNLINAPLTTLLEYSGILGGSTSSYSQEREQLISSPSTATGGGGHQEVTIRIIGSAENDHDDGPNTSPNVEELPYGQRGGVVEGNANTESSISDGSSGIATDSSSSSSSSSSSYQRYDIQNLARWIEHVLPFSLLLLLVFVRQHLQGFCAALWIAAVLFKSNDILRRQTALKGERKKSVLLGMTVVLILHVMSIYWWYRNADLLYPLVLLPPSTIPPFWHVLFIIIVNDALVRQVAMVFKCMLLLFYKNSRGHNYRKQGQMLTLVEYFLLLYRALLPTPVWYRFFLNREYGSFFSSLVTGLYLTFKLTTVLRKVQLFFTALRTLSHKEMYYGSYATSEQVNAVGDLCAICQEKMHAPILLRCKHIFCEDCVSEWFDRERTCPLCRALVKSADIKSYSDGSTSLFFQLF; via the exons ATGGAGATTTGTGGTGAAGGCAATTCTGGTGAAATCTATAGGAATTCTTCTTTAGGAAGCAGCagtgttggtggtggtggtggtggtgatggttaTAGCAACAATCCAAGAAGGTATGGAATTAATATAGCagcatcaaatttgataaatgcTCCATTAACAACCCTTTTGGAATACTCGGGTATACTAGGAGGAAGCACCTCCAGTTATTCTCAAGAAAGGGAGCAACTGATTTCTTCTCCATCTACCGCTACTGGTGGTGGTGGTCATCAGGAGGTTACAATTAGGATAATTGGCTCCGCAGAGAATGATCATGATGATGGACCCAATACTTCCCCAAATGTTGAGGAGTTACCATATGGTCAACGAGGTGGGGTTGTGGAGGGGAATGCGAATACTGAAAGCTCTATTTCTGATGGGTCTTCTGGAATTGCCACagattcatcatcttcatcttcttcttcatcttcttcttatcAGAGATATGATATTCAGAACTTGGCTAGGTGGATTGAGCACGTTCTTCCATTTTCTTTGCTGttgcttcttgtttttgttcGTCAACATTTGCAAG GCTTTTGTGCTGCGTTGTGGATTGCTGcagttttatttaaatcaaatgatattcTAAGGAGGCAGACAGCTCTAAAG ggagagagaaagaagtcTGTTCTCCTAGGCATGACTGTAGTGTTGATTCTTCATGTGATGTCAATTTATTGGTGGTATAGGAATGCTGACCTTCTATATCCATTGGTTTTACTTCCTCCATCCACAATACCTCCTTTCTGGCATGTTTTATTTATCATCATTGTGAATG ATGCGTTGGTGCGACAGGTAGCAATGGTGTTCAAATGCATGCTTTTGTTGTTTTACAAGAATAGCAGAGGCCACAATTACCGCAAACAG GGTCAAATGCTAACTCTGGTTGAGTATTTTCTGTTACTGTACCGTGCCTTGTTGCCGACACCTGTTTGGTATCGTTTCTTCTTAAACAGGGAATATGGAAGCTTTTTTTCGTCATTAGTCACAGGGTTATATTTAACCTTCAAGCTTACCACAGTTCTGAGGAAG GTCCAACTATTCTTCACTGCATTGCGGACCTTGTCACATAAAGAAATGTACTATGGTTCTTATGCCACATCTGAACAG GTCAATGCAGTGGGGGATCTCTGTGCCATTTGCCAGGAGAAGATGCATGCTCCCATTTTACTACGCTGTAAACACATATTCTGTGAAGATTGTGTTTCTGAATG GTTTGATCGAGAAAGGACGTGTCCATTATGCAGGGCTTTGGTCAAATCAGCAGATATTAAGTCATATAGTGATGGATCAACCAGTTTGTTCTTCCAGCTATTCTAA
- the LOC133669827 gene encoding uncharacterized protein LOC133669827 isoform X1, producing the protein MAYRRRQQQQLEEETSGTNSRSRPSPITTTTSSSSYSLDEEDWSYEDVQIPNDSNIKNKSNSTSLATKAIRASSAAHRDSSLSSAYAFTNHPSPSPSSDSSNFNSSSTKEEESNKAYYHEYTSMKAMKETKQQQGFWGTLARKAKSILDDDFNTNNNNAPSPPQKQHQHQHQQMDSATDRTTTRQHHVPDSATMPKMLLQYQNQYPSHKTYRKTESPAFQKGLNAISSSLNYIGNAVEEGLTKVENRTADIIQETRKHIRKKPNGAAGQNQATNRSSMWQQPQMQTNRQQPQKETEQELQLKASRDVAMAMAAKAKLLLRELKTVKTDLAFAKERCAQLEEENKILRENHERGENLEDDDLIRLQLETLLAEKARLAHENSVYARENRFLREVVEYHQLTMQDVVYLDESTEEVTEVYPVKVVSITPSIPSTSAPPLYTEASHGTSLPVTQDILPHPVPPPGSVEVSKSATSPNSYARHQLQQI; encoded by the exons ATGGCATATAGAAGaaggcagcagcagcagctcgaGGAGGAAACATCAGGCACAAACAGCAGAAGCAGGCCATCTCCAATCACGACAACAACATCGTCCTCTTCTTATTCCTTGGACGAAGAGGATTGGAGTTACGAAGATGTTCAAATTCCAAATGATAGTAACATTAAGAATAAGAGCAATTCCACATCCTTGGCTACCAAAGCCATAAGAGCTTCTTCCGCTGCCCACAGAGACTCCTCTCTCTCCTCCGCTTACGCCTTCACTAATcacccctccccctccccctcctctGACTCTTCCAATTTCAATTCTTCTTCTACCAAG GAGGAGGAATCGAACAAGGCCTATTATCACGAGTACACATCAATGAAAGCAATGAAGGAAACAAAGCAGCAGCAAGGGTTTTGGGGTACTCTTGCTAGAAAAGCTAAATCTATTCTTGATGATGATTTCAATACTAATAACAACAATGCTCCTTCTCCTCCTCAAAAgcaacaccaacaccaacaccaacaaATGGATTCAGCTACTGACAGGACCACTACTAGGCAGCATCATGTCCCTGACTCTGCTACTATGCCCAAG ATGTTATTGCAGTACCAGAACCAATACCCTTCTCACAAGACCTATCGGAAAACAGAGAGTCCTGCATTCCAGAAGGGACTGAATGCAATCTCATCTTCCCTGAATTATATCGGTAATGCTGTTGAG GAAGGTCTAACAAAAGTGGAGAACCGGACTGCAGATATTATCCAAGAAACTCGTAAGCATATTCGGAAAAAACCTAATGGTGCTGCTGGACAGAATCAGGCAACCAATCGGAGTAGCATGTGGCAACAACCCCAAATGCAGACCAATAGACAACAACCCCAGAAAGAAACTGAGCAAGAACTTCAACTGAAGGCATCTCGCGAT GTTGCGATGGCAATGGCTGCCAAGGCAAAGCTTCTTCTTCGAGAGCTGAAAACTGTTAAAACAGATTTGGCTTTTGCTAAGGAGCGATGTGCTCAGCTGGAGGAGGAAAATAAAATCCTCAGGGAGAATCATGAAAGGGGAGAAAATCTGGAAGATGATGATTTG ATTCGGCTTCAACTTGAAACACTGTTAGCAGAGAAGGCCAGATTGGCACATGAGAACTCAGTCTATGCTCGTGAGAACCGCTTTTTAAGGGAGGTGGTTGAATATCACCAGCTTACTATGCAGGATGTTGTATACTTAGATGAGAGCACTGAAGAAGTAACTGAAGTTTATCCCGTGAAAGTTGTCTCCATTACTCCCTCCATCCCCTCTACGTCAGCCCCTCCACTGTATACAGAGGCTTCCCATGGTACAAGTCTGCCTGTCACTCAAGACATCTTGCCTCATCCTGTCCCCCCACCGGGGTCTGTAGAGGTTTCTAAGAGTGCCACATCACCAAATTCATATGCTCGACATCAATTGCAGCAGATATAA
- the LOC133669300 gene encoding KH domain-containing protein At3g08620-like isoform X2, translating into MQVLPICSRLLNQEILRVSGRTPNQGFSDFDRLQYGSLSPMASSDMIPNNIGTGFNGWNGLQHERLGPQGMSIDWQAAPASPSSHIVKKILRLDIPVDSYPNFNFVGRLLGPRGNSLKRVEASTGCRVYIRGKGSIKDPEKEESLRGRPGYEHLSEQLHILIEAELHANVIDARLRQAQEIIEELLKPVDECQDMYKRQQLRELAMLNLSYREDSTGGSGSVSPFTSSGMKRVKTGQ; encoded by the exons ATGCAAGTCCTTCCTATCTGTAGCCGACTTTTGAATCAAG AGATATTGAGGGTCTCTGGAAGGACCCCCAACCAGGGGTTCAGTGACTTTGACAGACTACAATATGGAAGCCTGAGCCCTATGGCGTCTTCTGACATGATTCCAAATAATATAGGAACAGGCTTCAATGGGTGGAATGGACTCCAACACGAA AGATTAGGACCACAGGGGATGAGTATAGACTGGCAAGCAGCTCCGGCGAGCCCAAGTTCCCATATTGTGAAGAAAATATTGCGCTTGGATATTCCAGTTGATAGCTATCCAAAT TTCAATTTTGTCGGGCGGCTTCTGGGACCTAGGGGAAATTCACTAAAGCGAGTGGAAGCTTCTACGGGCTGCCGTGTGTATATTAGAGGAAAAGGTTCCATAAAAGACCCAGAAAAG GAAGAGTCTTTAAGAGGAAGGCCAGGTTACGAGCACCTAAGCGAGCAGCTGCACATTTTAATTGAGGCTGAATTACATGCCAACGTTATTGATGCGAGACTGAGACAAGCACAGGAAATCATAGAAGAACTGCTCAAGCCTGTG GATGAGTGTCAGGATATGTACAAGAGGCAACAGCTGCGAGAGCTAGCAATGCTGAATTTGAGTTATAGGGAAGACAGCACAGGTGGGAGTGGCAGCGTCTCTCCCTTCACCTCAAGCGGAATGAAGCGGGTCAAAACCGGTCAATAA